ACTATCCTAATGACGCAAAGATTAACTAAGCTGCAATATGCAAGGATGCTGCCCTTCACAGCTCTGGAATAGACGATGGTTAAATGGATTTATGGCTTACAAGGTGACAACACTGCTCAGAGCTCACTTGATTACAACCTGCCATGTAACATATATAACACACCTATACAATATACAATGAgccaacacacagacatttatataCTCACTGTAGATTTGCAGGTAGGTTCCATGTGTTAAGATGTCTTCATTATACTTCAACTGACACTGATAGAGTCCAGAATCATTCAGCTTCACTGACTCAAGTTTTAGGTAACCACACTGGCTTACATCCTTTCCTTGTGCAGTTCcattttttatatgttttggaCCTATCATTTTCTTGTCACTCTGAAATGATCTGACCCAAGTATATTTCACTGACTTCTTTGTCGTGAAGCAACATTTCAGCACCACCTCTTCAGAAACCTGGACCCTCATATAGGGATCGTCTGACTCTAAAGTCACGTCATCCTGACTAATGGCCACTGtgaaagaaatatgtaaaaaattaaacacagaatTTCACAAAGAATTTAACTATGATTGTATAACATATTGATATATAATTACTGTAAGTTgcataacacaaaataaaattagcTGTTAAAGTAAAGCACAATTAggcaaaaacaacagcacagccATCTGCTCTGACAGGAAATGTGGTTCACTGAAGCAGAAAAGCTCAAAAGAGATCAACGTGAAAAAAtaccaacaaaaaacagaagaacacaaaagtttaacagaacaaatacatatatttataaacAAATTCTGGACTGacataattatttttaacaaaatagagaaacacaacacatataaacactTACATAAGACTGTTGCAGATATTTAGTGCATTGGAATTGGTTTTACTCACCTTCAGAGCAGAAGAGAACAAAGATTAGAAGTATCCCCATGTTTTCCACAAATGTTCCCATTTTttcacaaatgtgcaaaatataATAACTCTCAATTTACTTAAGGCAAAATACGTCAACGACGACCAAGTGTTCACTGTTGTAATGACACACTGATGTCTTGCTTTCGTCTTGTCAGGATTTCCACTTGAATGGCTTTGTACCTCCCAACATTTGCATAATAGTTATatctgcatgtatgtgtattatagatacaataaaataaagaagaacaaAAGTATGCAAAGAGTGAAGGGGTCTGACTATTTTGGTCTGAAACCACTGTACTGTAAATTTCCtgtgacttaaaaaaaacaaaaacagttcatactgtatatttaaaaaggGTTATACAGGTACAGAAATTAACAAAAGTAAAATCCTATACATTTAACATTGTACTGCTTTCACAGCATGTAGCCATAGTAACACCTAACGAAGCATTACAAGTATATTAAAATGATAACGGTCTCAAAAAAGAGGCAAAAACAGGTATTTGTTTCcccaatttatttaaaaaatgaagattttaaaaaacagaacgTACCACAATTTTCCTTATGTATACATCATTAAAGAGCCTCTTACACAATAGAAATCAAAACccaaatacacagtataattcTTGCATATTTATAGTTTATACTGTGGATACACAAGGTGGCAGATGACCGTATGAAAGAGCCAGCGTCTTTTTTTCTATACAGGACACCTGCTGGCAGAGATGGCAGAAAGTTAAAATCCTATTGCTGTAATGgagatggacaaaaaaaaaactgttcactCTTGGCCAAGTTcataaaaatttaaaacagcCCCCAAAATCATCAGAATCCCACGATGATCCCTCAATGTTTATTAGTCATTTGGTCAGTGTCTCTCACTGTCTGAGGTCCACATATACAACAGTCCATCATAACAACAGTGATTGTGTTTGTAGACTTATGAGCCCTTTATGAAGCAAACTCGATCATCAGAACAAGGCACcactctataaatacattttctatacATCTAGGTATCTGTATATAGAATACATGAGcgcagctgcagagagagaacaacaaGTGCCTGCAATAGTCATTCAATCAGTTACAAGTGAAGGAGCCGCTGTACGCTGGCTTTAACCTACTGACTACTgcagtttaaaattaaaaaattccTGGTTGGATTAATTATTTCAGTATAAACCACTGAAAAGCTGGCTAGTCACGGCACTCCAAAGAATATGTCACGGTTATAATATTTGCATAACAGTTAAGTTTGTTCATGTGCAGACAAATTACAGACAAGTCTTGTCTCTCTCATGATTACAGCACAATGCATAGTCCATAATTACAAAAGCTTCTCTGaaaaacaatggaaaaaaaaagacaaaaacttcCCCAACCCCTATAATCAATTCAAATGCACAACAATATGCGGTAAAATTGTGCAGTAGGAAAAAAGTGATCATGCCATCGCAAGTGGTGAGCGTGTTTTCATGAGTTGCTAATGAGCTTGATTAAACATAAGTGGAGTGGGTATCTGATTTATACTTTCTTAAAACTTTTTGTCTTATGTACAATTTCTAAGATACTGACGTGGAGAGAAGATAGAAATCATTTAGACACTTGCGACACTGAAGTGACTTCTGGCACTACCATTTGCCTAATTTCCTACTGAGGTTCAGTAGAGTTACAGGGGACATAACGTTGTTCTGGCAACAACAATGGTTACAGTACTATAAGAGTGACACTGGGGTGAGAATGCAGTTCTCCTTCCTCCAACCCTTTAACATTTGCTTTGTATGCTCATCTGGCTTCactgtcttgttgtttttgtccttttctgcTACTGGAAGTCCCATGTGTTCAATTTAGCACCAGAGGTGTTAACAGTACTTGGTCTCTCAACCTAAATCCAAGTCAGAACAGCAGAGCTTGTGGCAGTCATACAGGCTTAAAGTTAGCGACACTCAAAAGATACTGACAACAACTTCTACAATAACTCCTTGGCGTATATAGAAGAAATCACAGATCTGCAGATtctgtttgggtttgttttgttttgctgatgttttgttcatctttgaccTTTTACAACCTATTTACTTCAATTGCAACATTTTGGAGTTTTGGAGAGAATTATAGCTTGTGTGAGAATATAATGGTGCTCTGTTATGTCTTTGGTCCTGTGTGCCAAAAATTCCAAACAATGTcggaataaaataaaaaggcaaagtTCAATCTTCATAACAACATTGCTACCAGGGAAGAATAGACATTTTGCACTAATAGCATTGTAAATCTAATGTCATATAATACACTCTATAACCCCGTCTTGAATCAGCATTTTGGATCAGGAGCTGTAGATTCTTTCTGGGGGAAGATGCTGCAGAAATTATGCTGGCACTGAACGCCCTTTGTGAAGACTAGGCCCTCAGTGTTtgtaggtgtatgtgtgtgtgtgtctacaaaTCCTAATCTAATGTTGTCTACACATTTTGTCTTATATATCAACAACAACCTCTGAACGCACTTCCCAGTCTTCGTCACTCTCCGCCTCGATCTCTGTTGCACATTCTACATTTACCttcttgtgttttgtcttttgtctaacacatcttttctcttttgccccAGCACGGTAACAGTTTCAATGGGGTGAGGCAACTCACTGACCTGActcagatgaataaataaaagcagtgcATACCAACATGTCTCCATTATTATCTATTGTGCCActatttataaatgtttctaTGTGACGTGATTAATGTAAGAACCAAAGTTGTCCTTAATTAAAACCTTtgtaacacacatacatacacttgCTTGCATGCATTTTTGTAATAATGAGAGCCACCTACATAAAGCCTGATAGaataatgttaatatattttgCAAAAACAGTGTGGGTAACTTGTTTGGATAAATAAAAGTGCATCTCTGAGATACTTTGGCATAGACAACAAATGGCAGCATATACTGTTTCAGCAGTAGTATTTAAATACATCTTCCAATGCTACATTGGCTCCTTAAGAGTTACATCTGGTAAAGCTAATTTGGCAAGCAACTATAGGATTCTTTCATTACTGTACATCTGCTATTGGCAATAattagaaattattattttctactgTGCATGTCTCtggtgtgcgtatgtgtgttaCAGCAGATTGCAATCTCTACATTTTGTTAGGCAGCGTCTCTCTCACAGCAAAATATTGCTCCTATTTTTGGCACCACTCTGCAAATCCAACCTCCCACTCAAAAAGTAGGATGTCTCGTTTTTGTTATTGTATACTTCTTTAACAAGCATGCactcaaacagacacacacatacacacacctcccaTGTCCCATCACTGAACCACTGCAACTGTGCACAGATTCCttaacccccacccccctctttTGTCAGACAGGAAATGTTCTGCTAGGCTGCAAACgactgtgacacaaacaaatagAAGCAGCAATGATCCAGGTATGACTTATGAAGGTTTAGCAATTTTCAGGGAAGCCTCTGAAAGTCACTCTTGCACTCCAGAACAGCACCAGTAAAAATCTAAAGAGAGGAGAATAACATGTTACGTTAATGAAActgatgacgatgatgatgacaagGCTGTAATCTAATAATCTTTGTGTCCATCACACTTTTGAGATGAGACCTTTTAGATTTGAACCTCAGAGGTTTCTTACTTCTGAAACTAAACTTGCACTTGATGAATGTTGACAGTTAATTGGATACTTATATTATTCATTaccattgtttcattttaatagcTATATTGATATCTCACCTAGTGGCCAGCAGGCGGCATGAAGCTGTCTTATTGGAAGTTACCCATCTGCAGGGAGAACTTGGAAAGGGCCTCCTGCAGCCTGTGGTGCTCATCTTCTACCGTCTGTAACACACAAAATCAATATCACCTTAGGAACACagatctctctcacacacacaaaattcaACTGCCTCCTCTTAACATCTCTTAATGtctctcttgttgtttctctgaCACATTGCAAGCGCTGGACATAATAGCCATTTTTAGAGAAGTCCAATTTTACAAGGCAATTTTCAGCCAAGCAATAGCAGCAGTGGTTAAATGGTTTTTTTATTCTCTCGTTTCTCTTTTGTGCCATTTTGGCCCCATTTGTCCTACACAGCTCGTTCCTTACTTGAGTTATCCACTGTGAAATCCTTGATGCCCAACTGAGTCTCTTTCCACTGAGCTCCCATCttctgttatctctcctcttcatctgccCCTGTCATACTACCTACACAGTTTTCTCTATATTCTCTTCTATCCCTGTCTCTGTGTTATCCTCCCCTCACCTGTAATCTCTTTAGCTTTTCCTCCAGGCTGGTGAGCCTCCTGCACACTTCCTCCAACCTCTCCTGAGACAACACTAAGGGTGCACTgatgctcctctcctcttcttcttttgtccCTTCGCCTTCTTTTTCAAAAGAGTTATCATTCTCCACCTCTGCCCCTTTGTCGGAGGTCTGGTTTTCTCCTGTGAACACAAAGAGTCAATTTAATGTGTCATGTGTGGCAAGAGATAGGGTAACATTTAACATGAGTATAAGCTTGAATTTAAGGCTTCCTGGTGACTATAACTAAAGTAAGTAATTTTGAGATTTTGCGTGAATATATTTTGTTAATGAGAGAGGTAAAAAAGCAATAAGCATCGGTCTTTTAATCtctgaaagaaacagaataaCTTTCAAACttttccctttaaaaacacacagacccacCTGTTGACTGACAGCTACTATCTAAATCTTGACTGGACTTCTCCGTTTGCTCCTCTCCGTTTTCTTCATCAGCCTGTGAGTCTTCTGATAGACTGATGCTGCCGACCAACAGCCTTTTCAGCGACATGACTAAGGGAAGAGACAGATTCAGTGCTTTCATTAGGAATACAGACAAGCTACAATGAAAGCTTAGAAAGATAAGACACACAGTTATAAAGAATCATCCACAGAAGCACAAGGAAAACTCTATTCACCTTCATCCAAAGCACTGCTGGCCACCTTCTCCTGAGCGCAGTTTGAGTGGCCTATCAAGTCGAAACCTTTGTCTGACAGGAAATCAATCAGCATGTGCCTTGGGTCTGAAGGCTTGTCATCCATCAAACTGTCCTTGTCTTGATCTAGAGACAGATACAAGGCTTAACTTTGGATCAAGCTTTCAGAAAtgtgttacaaaaaaaaaatctgactaTTTATTAACAGCTGATAAAGCACCGCAGCCTCACCAATGCTGCTTTTCAAACTTCCATTCTCAGTCGGGCTCAAAGGGGCAGTCAGCCTGAtggagagaaaatgacaaaagaaattaGATATTTTGAGATGAGTAAACTTTGACAAGCGAATATATCTTGGTCTCAGACGTGTGAATGCACAAAGACACTTACGTTACGGGACTAAACGGAGCTCCTCCACCTGAAAGGGGCAGCGGCAATGGCAACAGCAACCTATTGCTGGTTACACCACTCTTCTTCAGATCATCTACTGCTGTCTTTATCACTTCAGTCCAGCTAAAATACAGATGCATATATAAGATTACAACTCATCCCATTGTTTCTTTGCTGGAACAAACATGAGTAATTGTGTATTTCTCATTGACACTCACATTTTCCTCTCGCCAATGGATTGAGCCACTAGTTCATAGATCTGAGCACCACTGTCCCAGGTAAATATCACATAGAAGGCCTTTTGATctaaaagaaaaggcaaaaaaatGCAGGAAGATTTTGTGACACTGATTCCGCAATGCTAGTGACTTGAACAATTTTGACTGTGGCTAACCTGTGGCCACGTCACGGAGAAAGACCGAATCCAGCTTGATAATAGGGCTCAGCATTTGCTTGCCCTCCTGCACGGCATTGGTGCTCTTGCTCTGGCATTTGAGAATCAACTTGTCATCTTGCTTCTGTAGGAGCACCAGCAGGTCCGCAAgcaacacacactgcacctctGAGAGACAGGGAAGAGAGGGATTGGGTCAGAGGATACGACAGTAGAAGACAGGACAGAACAGCACCCCTGTTATTTGTCTTATCAATTCCTCCTTGGTAATTTTTTATGCCTGAAGGCTTCTTACCTATAAATTGTTTATATTgtataaatttacatttatttacttttaactCCACATGAAGTGTACACATCCATTTATCTAATGATGTGtgagtggaaaatgtttttccccttataaaaaaaaaaaaaaagtttggctGTATTAGAATGATCTGTCATTTCCATTATTGAATTCATGCAGATAAACAAATAATCATTTCACACTCAGAAAAGtacattaaatatttgataCATTTGCAGATAACTGGAAGCAGATAAATCTTGTTGAGTAAATGCAAATATTCCTtctatattttatgtttcttcaGCACTGCTCAGAAAGCAAAGCACCCATAATGCCTTTCGGTTTACATGTAATGTACACTTCAAGTGCATTTACCAATTGCTTTCTCTTTTGTGACTCTCCAGATCACCGGGCCTTCATAAACCATCTTCCTTTGAGTTAGGTCAATGCTCtacagaagacagagggagaataATGAGAATATCTGCAAAGGGCACATGGGAGTGTGCAAACAGGCATTGTTGAAAGAATCTTACCTTATATTCAGTATAGAGCTCATTACTTGGTTTGAGCCCTGATGTGTCCAATCTACGCTGATAGTCCTTCAGAGTCTaggaacacagacagaaattaGGGGTcagacagaggacagacagcACAGCCCTGAAGTAGAAGGAGTCTAACAAGCAGAGGCCTTCAGAGGTCTCAAGATGAATTTACTCTAGCTGGTACTCAATCACCACATAACGGTGCGTTGAGTGATTGATTATGTGTTTCTCACCAATAGATTCTCCATTCCTTTGACCTCCTCGTTGACATGGTTGAGGATCTTTCTGCAGCAATCTGCGCTCTGCTGgaccctctccttctcttttgaGTCCTCTGTGGAAATGGAGAAAGCACAGATTTGAAAGtttaaagtcaaacaaaagCAATAAATCTGCGAAGATTCTGGGACATACCGTAACTGATTGATTTTGCTGAATTTGGTTCACAAACAgactcaaaacaaacacacacctgtgttcTTTGCAATATTCTCCAGAAGCAGTGGATACTTGGTTAGTCTCTGCATCTCTATAGGAATAATGTCTTTAAGCTGCAACCTGCGGCACTGAGGTCTACTCTCGGCTTCCTggtattaaaacacacatacacagtcagaATGGGAAACATGTTTGCGACCACTTATGTCTTTGTGCGTGTATccaaacctttaaaaatgtcaaattgatTGTGTGTGCATCTTACCTGTATGAATGCATTGAAACGTGTGTCTTTCTTTTGCTTGGTCTTGATCTGGTCCAAAGCCCATGACTGGTGACTGCAGAAACGAGCTGTCAGTTTCTGGAACCAATCCCCCTCTGTACCTCCAAACTGGAACACACCATGCTTTATTTAGACACTGAGTTCTGCTAGTCAGAAGTAAAGAATTAGAGGAATAAagatatataaaagaaaaactaatataAAAGTGTAATTGTTATAACTAACATTCCATTATCTCGCAATAGTTGTTAAACCGACAGAATCAGACTTTGCCTTTAACATAATAACCACATTATATCAAATTAACTTGCCAGGATGCCAGTACAAGATAATAATGACTCACCCTGTTGAGCACTGTGGTGCTGATGGATTTCACAATGAAGTTGTCTTCCAATCGCAGTTTCTTCAGGTTCTCATAAAAGTTATCTGGATTCAGgtaaataaacaattttttttatgAGCCGTTTCTTTGCAGGCACCAACCAACAGTCTGAAAGGTACTGATGAAGACAGCACTGTATTCTGACCAACACTGTACTTTGTCTACATCCTGTCAATTTGTTTGTGATTTCTGTATAAATTGATGTTCACAAGTTTCATCTATCACTGgcaacaacaatttaaaaaacacaacaaggagCTTCAGAGCTTAAATTAATTTCAGTGCACACAAAATTCGCTGCAAAATGGTTTGGTTGTGTGGAAGGAGAGGACTAACTTCATGTGTGTTACTATGGTAGCACGCCCACACAGTCCATCAGTAAAAGTTTGCAAAAGCACTTACAGTGCATTTCAATGATCTCGTCCAGGTTTGGAAAGACGGCGGCAATCTCCTGGGAGGTGAggagctcctctctctccagaGGTTTAGAGAAGACCACCTGAAGGACACTGAGCATTCGCACATGGGCATGCTCTGTTGCAAACAACTCTAAAAGATAGAGAGAAGGTACAATGTGTGAAAAGGTAAAAAGACTATCAAAAGATATCGTTCATACAGCAacattattttatctgttttagtTCTCTTCTCCTCACCATTGATGACCTCTTGCCTCTTGGTCTCCTTCTTGCTGAGGCTGGACAGAGCTTCAGGGGAAGCCAGCTCCCGCCAGTTAGGTGGGTCCTGCTCAAACTCCAGGAGCCGTGGCTCCATCTCCTCTACCTGTGGGGAAGAGCTGGTTGGGGATTGACCAGGTGCTTCAGGAAGTGCAATTGACCCCTCGAGACTGATAAATACAAGAAGTGGGAGAAGCATAAGTTTTGACTGGTTAGCAACACCTAAAACTAATGTGACCCATGTGACTATAAAGTGATATGACAAACAGTCTGGCAGCAAAACTGGAGGTTGTTGAAAAATAGCAGGTGGCTGCATTTCTAATTGTAAACCAGGCATGTTCTATCAATCTATCCATTTcttgtttgtacagtatatacagttgcaagaaaaagtatgtgattaCGTGGacttttgcatgaattggtcacaaaatgtgctctgatATTCATCTAagttacaacaaaacaaaaacactgtctgcttaatataatactacacaaacattatgtcaTTTTACAGaggggatgaggttttgatgttggtgtgctgtgcctttttttctccacacatagtgttgtgtgtttttttccaaacaactgaattttggtttcatcattttgccagtagtgctgtggaacatccaggtgctcttttgcaaacttcaaacaacAGCAATGGCCTCCtccatggtgtcctcccatgtactccattcttgtttaatttttccttattgtagaggtgtcaacaaaaatgttagcatgtgcgAGAGATTTCTGTAggtctttagctgacactctaggattcttctttacctcattcagcattctgtgctgtgctcttgaAGTCATTCtgcatttgtagacagtcttACTGTGGACACGTGAACATCAAtgcttttggagatacttttgtaaccctttccagcttcatgcaagtcaagaATTCTTGacttctgagagctcttttctgtgaggcatggttcacatcaggcagtgcttcttgaaaccagtagacccaagactggtgtgtgttattaaagggcaggacagctttcagcaacacatccaatatcatcacactgactgGACTCAAGGgtggctcactcctggctccaattagctctcGAGAAGTCatagggttcacatactttttccacactgcactgtgaatgtttacatgttatgttaaataaaaacatgaaaacatatgtttgtgtagtattattttaagcagactgtgtttttctaatgttgtgacattttatgaccaattcatgcaaaagtCCACGTAGTCCcgaaagggttcacatactttttcttgcaactgcgTAAAGTAGAACTTTAATGTTAAGATGGATACTGTTTTGCAAAATCATCTTGGCCGGTATGTATAGCTTagaatgacaaataaaaatgatatacAAAAATAACGATGGACACAGTAACCTTCAAATTATTCACTTATTACTATGATATTAATTAATTACCTAAAATATACAATTCTAccattttatttgcttattttcacctttttctAGCATTTTTGCTACACCACTCTTTGGTTTTACATTGACAgttgcatttagtcattttgtctGAAAACAGCGGACGACTAAACCTCCATGATGACAGTTTTTgaacaacagctgcagctgaaactcCACCAAATGATCTATACTGACCCAAATCAATAATCATTTCTCTGAAGAGCTAAGTGCCTGGCCTCTCATTAAAAAGAGGAGTTGTTAGTAAACTGTAGAGCTGTTACTCACTTCTTCAAATGTGTCTGATGGGCAATAGTAAGTCAGTAAGTTTGTCAGCTTGACACATGCCCTAAAAAATATCTTGCACTTCTCCACATTAACCAATCAACTGAACGTTACCTCCAAAGTGATCTACCAGAGATTTCTGAATCAATTTgaattttttccatttattttaccATTCATGTTTTCTGGTTATTTCAGGACTCCTGCACTGTTATGTCTGACATCCTATCTGTCCCTGCTGTGCACCTCTCCAACCAGAGAGGCTTTAAAAGGGGTTTTGCCTATCTTACGGATGGAGATGCTGGGGGCTGAGCGGGGCAGGTGATGTTGGCATTGTAGAAGGTGGCTGCAGGTCCACATCACTACGGGAACGGGACTGTTTGCTCCGGGAAGAGCCACGGCGACGAGAGGAGTGCCGATCCACACGAGCACTCTCACTACGTGCCACTTTCCTACTGTAAGGAGGGAAGGTGGGAGAGGATGGGGGAGGAATGAAAAAGGATTTTGGAAGAAAATGGGACAGAAGGAGAAGAACATGGAAAGAAATGCAAGAAAGGATTTATGgataagaaaaaaggaaaacaaggaggagaaagagaaaacaagaacaaaaatatagaaGTAGTAAACATGCCACACAATAAAATTAAGAGAAGGGATaccaaaagaaaagaataataaGATTGTGTAAAGTCATTTACAGTCAGTGTTAAATCACATCAacaaaagatggagaaagacagaaaatttAATATGCATGACATATGGCATGCATATATTGATTTGACAATGAAACAGAGTTTCCTTCATTTACTGCAGACATGGCAGAACTTGAATTAATTACTTGGAACCAATCTACAACAGTATGTTAAGAAA
This genomic stretch from Anabas testudineus chromosome 16, fAnaTes1.2, whole genome shotgun sequence harbors:
- the arhgef1b gene encoding rho guanine nucleotide exchange factor 1b isoform X1 — protein: MSIIGAEDEDFENDLIDVADDQCKHFSHVDMLRDRPTHLLVFMQHVFLQFDPAPLLCYLHADLFRTLNAKETKKQFVEFYNTFLEKGAILRVAPQISGLDRTRLDGLSEENIRQHAKDIQSMLAPEVAKQLEDFRQKRMMGMTPNEAELVDVDNHHHTDRVPMEMKEKCVAEILLEKMSETQPTIVSDEEKCQSIFSAVVFYMKHLGVKTRAVDSKKSRGGFFKRQLGKNKKEESTKAKPRGVFPGIPSWIGGNSTEVKPKLEPEAEKEKVTQERKGLAPGRGSLSEPSGTSISIKKHAPSPAPPALPGVEITDGSVNNISTTNSTDTVHSDGLSRNRLEPPPQTDGGDMSPVGLAGGLTIGEPILTSDIPTEENMEKERRKTSRKVARSESARVDRHSSRRRGSSRSKQSRSRSDVDLQPPSTMPTSPAPLSPQHLHPLEGSIALPEAPGQSPTSSSPQVEEMEPRLLEFEQDPPNWRELASPEALSSLSKKETKRQEVINELFATEHAHVRMLSVLQVVFSKPLEREELLTSQEIAAVFPNLDEIIEMHYNFYENLKKLRLEDNFIVKSISTTVLNRFGGTEGDWFQKLTARFCSHQSWALDQIKTKQKKDTRFNAFIQEAESRPQCRRLQLKDIIPIEMQRLTKYPLLLENIAKNTEDSKEKERVQQSADCCRKILNHVNEEVKGMENLLTLKDYQRRLDTSGLKPSNELYTEYKSIDLTQRKMVYEGPVIWRVTKEKAIEVQCVLLADLLVLLQKQDDKLILKCQSKSTNAVQEGKQMLSPIIKLDSVFLRDVATDQKAFYVIFTWDSGAQIYELVAQSIGERKIWTEVIKTAVDDLKKSGVTSNRLLLPLPLPLSGGGAPFSPVTLTAPLSPTENGSLKSSIDQDKDSLMDDKPSDPRHMLIDFLSDKGFDLIGHSNCAQEKVASSALDEVMSLKRLLVGSISLSEDSQADEENGEEQTEKSSQDLDSSCQSTGENQTSDKGAEVENDNSFEKEGEGTKEEEERSISAPLVLSQERLEEVCRRLTSLEEKLKRLQTVEDEHHRLQEALSKFSLQMGNFQ
- the arhgef1b gene encoding rho guanine nucleotide exchange factor 1b isoform X5; its protein translation is MLLKRKRPTIVSDEEKCQSIFSAVVFYMKHLGVKTRAVDSKKSRGGFFKRQLGKNKKEESTKAKPRGVFPGIPSWIGGNSTEVKPKLEPEAEKEKVTQERKGLAPGRGSLSEPSGTSISIKKHAPSPAPPALPGVEITDGSVNNISTTNSTDTVHSDGLSRNRLEPPPQTDGGDMSPVGLAGGLTIGEPILTSDIPTEENMEKERRKTSRKVARSESARVDRHSSRRRGSSRSKQSRSRSDVDLQPPSTMPTSPAPLSPQHLHPLEGSIALPEAPGQSPTSSSPQVEEMEPRLLEFEQDPPNWRELASPEALSSLSKKETKRQEVINELFATEHAHVRMLSVLQVVFSKPLEREELLTSQEIAAVFPNLDEIIEMHYNFYENLKKLRLEDNFIVKSISTTVLNRFGGTEGDWFQKLTARFCSHQSWALDQIKTKQKKDTRFNAFIQEAESRPQCRRLQLKDIIPIEMQRLTKYPLLLENIAKNTEDSKEKERVQQSADCCRKILNHVNEEVKGMENLLTLKDYQRRLDTSGLKPSNELYTEYKSIDLTQRKMVYEGPVIWRVTKEKAIEVQCVLLADLLVLLQKQDDKLILKCQSKSTNAVQEGKQMLSPIIKLDSVFLRDVATDQKAFYVIFTWDSGAQIYELVAQSIGERKIWTEVIKTAVDDLKKSGVTSNRLLLPLPLPLSGGGAPFSPVTLTAPLSPTENGSLKSSIDQDKDSLMDDKPSDPRHMLIDFLSDKGFDLIGHSNCAQEKVASSALDEVMSLKRLLVGSISLSEDSQADEENGEEQTEKSSQDLDSSCQSTGENQTSDKGAEVENDNSFEKEGEGTKEEEERSISAPLVLSQERLEEVCRRLTSLEEKLKRLQTVEDEHHRLQEALSKFSLQMGNFQ